The sequence below is a genomic window from Cryobacterium arcticum.
TCGCCTCGGGAGGGCAGCTGAACCGGGAGATCGCGTCGTCGATGCACGTGTCCGTCAAGACGGTCGAGAAACACCTCGCGAACGCGCTCGCCAAGCTGGGCCTGCGGTCCCGGCGTGAACTTGCCGGCCGGGCGGCCCCCGAAACGGCGACCCCGCCCGAGAGAGGCGCTCCGGCCGTCGTCCTGGTCAGCTGACCGACCGCGCCGACACCGACCGCGCCGGCACCGACCGCGCCGGCACCGACTCGCGGCACTCGGCTGCCAGCGCCGGCCGCCCCGGCATCCTGCGCACTCCGCGCGACCCGGTAATGTCAGAGCTTCGTCACCCCCTCGGTGACGCCCGAAGCCGGCCCCAGTGAGGACACCATGACCGAATACACCCGCCAGAACGTCTCGTCCGGCTCCGCCTGGGAGCCCGTCGTCGGCTACTCCCGGGCTGTGAAGGCGGGCGCGTTCGTGTTCGTCGCCGGCACCACCGCCAGTTCGCCCGAGGGGGCCGTCGGCGGGGCGGATGCCGCGGCGCAGGCCCGCGAGATCTTCGTGCGCATCGGCGCGGCCCTCGAGCAGGCCGGCGCGAGCTTCGACGAGGTGGTGCGCACCCGGGTGTACTTGAAGGACATCGCCAACTTCGACACCGTCGGCGCCGTGCACGGGGAGATCTTCGGCAGCATCCGCCCGGCACTGGTCGCCGTGGAAGTGGGCGCGCTGGCCGCCCCCGACCTCCTCGTGGAGATCGAGCTCGACGCGATCATCGGGGCGGCGCTCCCCGCCGCCTGACCGCCGCGGCGTGCACGGCTAGCGCATACGATCGGGGGATGCCCCCACGTTCGCCCCTGCCACAACGACACGGGCTCGAAGCAGCGTGGGTGTGCACCCCCGAGCGCGACCGACCGGGTGCACCGCAGCCGACCTGGCCGACCATGGGCGCCTGGCTGCAGGAACGGCTGAGCGAGTTCGTGGAGGTGGCCGGGTTCCTGGCCGATGGCCGATTCGTCTACGAGAACGGCACGCCGGTCGCCGGGACCGACCCGTACCGGCCCACCACCTTCGTCTGGTTCCACCGCGACTTGGCCGACGAACCGGTGGTGCCCGGCGTGCTGCACCTGGTCTACCGGGACGAGCGGATCGTGGTGATCGACAAGCCCCCGTTCCTCTCCAGCATCCCGCGAGGACGGCACGTCGTGCAGAGCGTCGTCGTTCGGCTGCGCGCCGAGCTGGGGCTGCCCGAACTCTCGCCATTGCACCGCCTGGACCGGGTGACCAGCGGACTGCTGGTCCTGGCCACCGAGCGCCGCTGGCGCGGGGCCTACCAGACCCTCTTCCAACGCGGCGAAGTGCACAAGGTGTACCGGGCCCTGGCGGCGCTCCGCCCCGAGCTCGACCTGCCCGTCACCGTGCGCAACCATCTGGCGACCCGGCCCGGTCAGTGGCAGGGCGAGGTGGTGCCCGGCGCCCCGGTCAACGCCGAGTCACGCATCGAGCTGACTGGCGCACACGGGGAGTCGGGGGAGTACCGGCTGACGCCCACGACCGGGCGCACCCACCAGCTGCGCCTGCACATGCTGGGCCTGGGCATCCCCATCACCGACGACCCGATCTACCCGGTGGTGCAGGATGTGTCGGTGCACGACTTCACCCGGCCGCTCCAACTCCTGGCCAGCGAGGTGTCCTTCACCGACCCGGTCGACGGCACGCCCCGATGGTTCGAGAGCGTGCGCCGGCTGCCACTGTTCGGGGAGACCGTCGGGGCGCACTAAGGAGCGGTCAGGGCGCCGCGGCGGCCCCTCGCACCCGGCTACTCGAGGCCGGCCGTCCCGGCCCGGCCGGAGGTCACGAGAACCGCGGTCGAGTCGCCGAGCTGCGCCCACGGGCCCGGCACACCGAGCACGGCCAGGGACGACGTCGACAGCCTGACGTTCTCGCCGCTGAGCACGGAGATCAGCTCCTCCAGCCCGGGATTGTGAGCCACGAGAATCACGCTCTCCAGCTCGTCGGGCAGCTCCCGCAGGATCTCGAGCAGGTCGGTGACGGATGCCGCATACGCCCGCTCGTCGATGCGGGCCTCCGGGCTCTCGCTGAACTCCGCCGAGGCCAGCACCCAGGTGGTCCGGGCCCGGGTGGCGGGGGAGACGATGGCCAGGTCGATGCCGGGGTGGTGTTCGGCCAGCCAGCTGCCGGCATCCGGCGCCTGGGTCTGCCCGCGGGCGTTGAGCGTGCGGTCGATGTCTGCTTCGCCGCCCGACCAGTCGGACTTGGCGTGCCGGAGCACGATGAGGGTTCGCGCACTACGTGTGGTCATTCCGATAGTCTGCACCCGCCCTGCCGTCGGCAGCCCGCCGACCTGCGTCACGATGTGCGGTGAGGCACAGCGTGGCAATAGGCTTGCACCCGGACCGCCTCGCAGTGCTGCGGGAGTTGTGGACCGTGTTCTGACGCATCCAGG
It includes:
- a CDS encoding SixA phosphatase family protein; translation: MTTRSARTLIVLRHAKSDWSGGEADIDRTLNARGQTQAPDAGSWLAEHHPGIDLAIVSPATRARTTWVLASAEFSESPEARIDERAYAASVTDLLEILRELPDELESVILVAHNPGLEELISVLSGENVRLSTSSLAVLGVPGPWAQLGDSTAVLVTSGRAGTAGLE
- a CDS encoding Rid family hydrolase; protein product: MTEYTRQNVSSGSAWEPVVGYSRAVKAGAFVFVAGTTASSPEGAVGGADAAAQAREIFVRIGAALEQAGASFDEVVRTRVYLKDIANFDTVGAVHGEIFGSIRPALVAVEVGALAAPDLLVEIELDAIIGAALPAA
- a CDS encoding pseudouridine synthase is translated as MPPRSPLPQRHGLEAAWVCTPERDRPGAPQPTWPTMGAWLQERLSEFVEVAGFLADGRFVYENGTPVAGTDPYRPTTFVWFHRDLADEPVVPGVLHLVYRDERIVVIDKPPFLSSIPRGRHVVQSVVVRLRAELGLPELSPLHRLDRVTSGLLVLATERRWRGAYQTLFQRGEVHKVYRALAALRPELDLPVTVRNHLATRPGQWQGEVVPGAPVNAESRIELTGAHGESGEYRLTPTTGRTHQLRLHMLGLGIPITDDPIYPVVQDVSVHDFTRPLQLLASEVSFTDPVDGTPRWFESVRRLPLFGETVGAH